One Streptomyces sp. P9-A2 DNA window includes the following coding sequences:
- a CDS encoding sigma-like protein — protein MSDAEKNRNEEITTLDNHAPAPPADRGITPLDNHAPVPPADGEITPLDNHAPAPPARDRDGT, from the coding sequence ATGAGCGACGCCGAGAAGAACCGGAACGAAGAGATCACCACGCTGGACAACCACGCGCCCGCCCCTCCGGCGGACAGGGGGATCACCCCGCTGGACAACCACGCACCGGTCCCGCCGGCCGACGGGGAGATCACCCCGCTGGACAACCACGCGCCCGCCCCGCCCGCCCGGGACCGCGACGGCACATAG
- a CDS encoding serine/threonine-protein kinase, with the protein MVDQLTQHDPRRIGPFEVLGRLGAGGMGLVYLARSASGRRVAIKTVRTELAEDQLFRVRFTREVEAARAVSGFYTAAVVDADPRAAVPWLATAYVPAPSLEEIVNECGPMPAQAVRWLAAGVAEALHSIHGAGLVHRDLKPSNVLVVEDGPRVIDFGIASGVSNTRLTMTNVAVGTPAYMSPEQAKDSRSVTGASDVFSLGSTLVFAATGHAPFHGANPVETVFMLLREGPDLDGLPDELRPLIDSCMQMEAPGRPSPADLQSQLAPHLFGSGSDDSGTASAWLPERAVNLIEGRRNGRPPARPAPAGGRSAGGARPPALPPVPPPPPHDPVVPPLPPVPVGAPDPGPVRLAGAVVSIGPGPRVADMRAAAVKSPPPEAALAGSWTALRPGANGADPAPAGAPAAAPEQPSGWRPWRFRMSNDVWGTPSVAGDLVYVTSFEVHALDVATGRRRFKTRDVAWSMAVADGRIHASDGPTLFALDAREGGDLWRLPTDAWVYSLQADRGTVVTGTRGGGVQGWEASTGQKLWETTGCQTDFESPEAGPAVHDGTVYVWQDARLRALDARTGDERWSYPIGDAASCGGVPIRLTPAPDGYVYVSAGTRVLALDIAGGHVRWHFEAPAVFLSPPVFVPGPAVTGGGVYLADYLGTVYALDATDGRDRWRIATEARSSVQPVLVAAGHVHVGSGKGLYTLDAVTGTPKWRFQAGGDIVGAPAVAEGRIHFGSTDHLLYTLKADDGRLRWKLATGGEITGSPVVRDGVVYACSKDRCVYALDAEKGTGTARTT; encoded by the coding sequence GTGGTGGATCAGCTGACGCAGCACGATCCGCGGCGCATTGGGCCGTTCGAGGTGCTGGGACGGCTGGGTGCCGGCGGCATGGGGCTGGTCTATCTCGCGCGCTCGGCGTCCGGCCGGCGCGTGGCGATCAAGACGGTCCGCACCGAGCTGGCCGAGGACCAGTTGTTCCGCGTCCGTTTCACCCGCGAGGTGGAGGCGGCCCGCGCGGTCTCCGGTTTCTACACCGCGGCCGTGGTGGACGCCGATCCGCGCGCCGCCGTGCCGTGGCTGGCGACCGCGTACGTTCCCGCGCCCTCTCTCGAGGAAATAGTGAACGAGTGCGGGCCGATGCCGGCCCAGGCGGTGCGCTGGCTGGCGGCCGGGGTGGCGGAGGCGCTGCACTCCATCCACGGCGCCGGGCTCGTCCACCGCGACCTCAAGCCGTCGAACGTCCTCGTCGTCGAGGACGGTCCGCGGGTGATCGACTTCGGGATCGCCTCCGGTGTGTCGAACACCCGTCTGACGATGACGAACGTCGCCGTCGGCACCCCCGCCTACATGTCTCCCGAGCAGGCCAAGGACTCCCGCAGCGTCACCGGCGCCAGCGATGTGTTCTCCCTCGGTTCCACCCTGGTCTTCGCGGCCACCGGACACGCCCCGTTCCACGGCGCGAACCCGGTCGAGACGGTCTTCATGCTGCTGCGCGAGGGCCCGGACCTGGACGGTCTCCCGGACGAGCTGCGCCCGCTGATCGACTCGTGCATGCAGATGGAGGCCCCGGGCCGGCCCAGCCCCGCCGACCTCCAGTCCCAGCTCGCCCCGCACCTGTTCGGCTCCGGCTCCGACGACAGCGGTACGGCCTCCGCGTGGCTGCCCGAACGGGCGGTGAACCTGATCGAGGGCCGTCGCAACGGCCGTCCGCCCGCCCGGCCCGCCCCCGCCGGCGGCCGCAGTGCCGGCGGTGCCCGGCCTCCGGCGCTGCCCCCGGTGCCGCCCCCGCCCCCGCACGACCCCGTCGTCCCGCCGCTTCCGCCGGTGCCGGTCGGTGCCCCCGACCCGGGCCCGGTCCGGCTGGCCGGTGCCGTGGTGTCCATCGGCCCCGGCCCGCGCGTCGCGGACATGCGCGCCGCCGCCGTCAAGTCGCCTCCACCGGAGGCCGCCCTCGCCGGCTCCTGGACCGCACTCCGCCCCGGCGCCAACGGCGCCGACCCCGCCCCGGCCGGGGCACCCGCCGCGGCGCCGGAACAGCCCAGCGGCTGGCGGCCGTGGCGCTTCCGGATGTCCAACGACGTCTGGGGCACCCCGTCCGTCGCCGGTGACCTCGTCTACGTCACCTCCTTCGAGGTGCACGCCCTCGACGTGGCCACCGGACGGCGCCGGTTCAAGACCCGGGACGTCGCCTGGTCGATGGCGGTCGCCGACGGCCGCATCCACGCCTCCGACGGCCCGACCCTGTTCGCCCTGGACGCGCGTGAGGGCGGCGACCTGTGGCGGCTGCCCACGGACGCCTGGGTGTACTCCCTCCAGGCCGACCGCGGCACCGTCGTCACCGGCACCCGCGGCGGCGGCGTGCAGGGGTGGGAGGCGTCCACCGGCCAGAAGCTGTGGGAGACCACCGGCTGCCAGACCGACTTCGAGTCCCCGGAGGCCGGCCCCGCCGTCCACGACGGCACGGTCTACGTCTGGCAGGACGCCCGCCTGCGCGCCCTGGACGCGCGCACGGGCGACGAGCGCTGGTCGTACCCCATCGGCGACGCGGCCTCCTGCGGAGGCGTCCCCATCCGTCTGACCCCCGCGCCCGACGGGTACGTGTACGTCTCCGCCGGCACCCGCGTCCTCGCCCTGGACATCGCCGGCGGACACGTCCGCTGGCACTTCGAGGCCCCCGCGGTCTTCCTCTCGCCGCCCGTCTTCGTCCCCGGCCCGGCCGTCACCGGCGGCGGCGTGTACCTCGCCGACTACCTCGGTACGGTCTACGCCCTCGACGCCACCGACGGCCGCGACCGCTGGCGCATCGCCACCGAGGCCCGCTCCTCGGTGCAGCCGGTCCTGGTCGCCGCCGGGCACGTCCACGTCGGCAGCGGAAAGGGCCTCTACACCCTGGACGCCGTCACCGGCACGCCCAAGTGGCGCTTCCAGGCCGGCGGCGACATCGTGGGCGCCCCCGCGGTCGCCGAGGGCCGGATCCACTTCGGTTCCACCGACCATCTCCTCTACACCCTGAAAGCCGACGACGGCCGGCTGAGATGGAAACTCGCGACCGGCGGAGAGATCACCGGCTCCCCGGTCGTCCGGGACGGGGTCGTCTACGCCTGCAGCAAGGACCGTTGCGTCTACGCCCTGGACGCGGAGAAGGGGACGGGGACGGCGCGTACGACGTGA
- a CDS encoding pyridoxamine 5'-phosphate oxidase family protein translates to MALTHEEREQFLAEPHVAAIAVDAGAGRAPLTVPIWYQYTPGGDVWIMTGLDSRKNRLIDEAGRFSLMADRLDPTIRYVSVEGPVVETTPATIEQLRELASRYLPADKVEGYVAFAWKEHGEQVVLRMRPERWVSSDLGSV, encoded by the coding sequence ATGGCCCTGACCCACGAAGAGCGCGAACAGTTCCTGGCCGAGCCCCATGTCGCCGCGATCGCCGTTGACGCGGGGGCCGGGCGCGCACCCCTCACCGTGCCGATCTGGTACCAGTACACGCCCGGGGGAGACGTATGGATCATGACGGGGCTGGACTCCCGCAAGAACCGGCTGATCGACGAAGCGGGCCGGTTCTCCCTCATGGCCGACCGCCTCGACCCCACCATCCGCTACGTGTCGGTCGAGGGACCGGTCGTCGAGACCACCCCCGCGACCATCGAGCAGCTCCGGGAGCTGGCCTCCCGCTACCTCCCGGCCGACAAGGTCGAGGGCTATGTCGCCTTCGCGTGGAAGGAGCACGGCGAGCAGGTCGTCCTGCGCATGCGGCCCGAGCGCTGGGTCTCCTCCGACCTCGGATCCGTGTGA
- a CDS encoding LLM class F420-dependent oxidoreductase codes for MRIAVTIFLTDETITPTRLAPELEQRGYAGLYLPEHTHIPVERTTPYPAGGELPREYTRTLDPFVALGQAAAVTERLGIGTGITLAAQHDPIDLAKQIATLDHLSGGRFTLGVGFGWNVEEAADHGVRWRTRRELVRDRMGLMQALWSEEPTAHEGEFGSVRASFAHPKPVQKPRGPVVGPRTLVGGAAGPKLFTHICAYADGWLPIGGRGLSESLPALRAAWADAGRDPGALQVVPYAVRPTPDKLAHYAGLGIEEVVVQLPPEGEAGVLRALDAYQPFVDGR; via the coding sequence ATGCGCATCGCCGTCACGATCTTCCTCACCGACGAGACGATCACCCCCACCCGGCTCGCCCCCGAGCTGGAGCAGCGCGGATACGCCGGGCTGTATCTGCCCGAGCACACGCACATTCCCGTCGAGCGGACCACCCCGTACCCGGCGGGTGGCGAGCTGCCCCGGGAGTACACCCGCACCCTGGACCCGTTCGTCGCGCTCGGGCAGGCCGCGGCCGTCACCGAGCGGCTCGGCATCGGTACCGGCATCACGCTTGCCGCGCAGCACGACCCGATCGACCTGGCCAAGCAGATCGCGACCCTCGACCACCTCTCCGGCGGCCGGTTCACCCTCGGGGTCGGCTTCGGCTGGAACGTCGAGGAGGCCGCCGACCACGGGGTGCGATGGCGGACGCGGCGTGAGCTGGTCCGGGACCGGATGGGCCTGATGCAGGCCCTCTGGTCGGAGGAACCGACCGCGCACGAAGGCGAGTTCGGCAGCGTCCGGGCCAGCTTCGCGCACCCCAAGCCGGTCCAGAAGCCGCGCGGCCCGGTCGTCGGACCGCGCACCCTGGTCGGCGGGGCGGCCGGGCCGAAACTGTTCACGCACATCTGCGCGTACGCCGACGGCTGGCTGCCGATCGGCGGACGCGGCCTGTCCGAGTCCCTGCCCGCGCTGCGCGCCGCCTGGGCCGACGCCGGCCGCGACCCCGGCGCCCTCCAGGTCGTCCCGTACGCGGTCCGGCCCACCCCGGACAAGCTCGCCCACTACGCCGGACTGGGGATCGAGGAGGTCGTGGTGCAGCTGCCGCCGGAGGGGGAGGCGGGGGTCCTGCGGGCACTGGACGCGTACCAGCCGTTCGTCGACGGCCGGTGA
- a CDS encoding VOC family protein has product MAENRASEYTEGTPCWVDAQLPDVEAGKRFYGELFDWMFEDQPEQPEWPAPASRPALSVQPSPPLGTVRALLGGRPVASLAHKTDGRLPTVWTVSFMTPDAEALCRRILAAGGQLVSAPRAVGELGVTALVTDPEGAVFSLWQPGERPGFGRRRERGAFAWVELYTRDTEAANTFYGALFHDALFGKGAEPDFGRAPVSDVFPAEMPPHFLVHFAVEDLEATMADVTRLGGRVQVPPFGTSYGTVAVVSDNQGASFALLSR; this is encoded by the coding sequence ATGGCCGAAAACAGGGCATCGGAGTACACAGAGGGCACCCCGTGCTGGGTGGACGCGCAGCTTCCCGACGTGGAGGCGGGCAAGCGGTTCTACGGCGAATTGTTCGATTGGATGTTCGAAGACCAGCCGGAGCAGCCCGAGTGGCCCGCCCCGGCCTCCCGGCCCGCGCTGTCCGTGCAGCCCTCGCCGCCCCTGGGGACCGTGCGGGCGCTGCTCGGCGGCAGGCCGGTGGCGTCCCTCGCGCACAAGACGGACGGCCGGCTCCCCACAGTGTGGACGGTGTCCTTCATGACCCCCGACGCCGAAGCGCTGTGCCGGCGGATCCTCGCGGCGGGCGGGCAGCTCGTCTCCGCGCCGCGCGCGGTCGGCGAGCTCGGCGTCACCGCGCTCGTCACGGACCCCGAGGGTGCCGTCTTCTCCCTGTGGCAGCCCGGGGAGCGTCCCGGTTTCGGCCGCCGGCGCGAGCGGGGCGCCTTCGCCTGGGTCGAGCTCTACACCCGCGACACCGAGGCGGCCAACACCTTCTACGGAGCCCTCTTCCACGACGCCCTGTTCGGGAAGGGCGCCGAGCCCGACTTCGGCCGCGCCCCGGTCTCCGACGTCTTCCCGGCCGAGATGCCGCCCCACTTCCTCGTCCACTTCGCCGTCGAGGACCTCGAGGCCACGATGGCGGACGTGACCCGGCTCGGCGGCCGCGTCCAGGTGCCGCCCTTCGGGACGTCGTACGGCACGGTGGCCGTGGTCAGCGACAACCAGGGTGCTTCCTTCGCCCTGCTGTCCCGTTGA
- a CDS encoding AfsR/SARP family transcriptional regulator codes for MDGAPRVPEQRRPGSPAEPSTSPKSPAGPGPLESPEPSVPRFGVLGPVRAWRDGEPVSTGSPQQRALLAALLLRGGRTATAAELIDALWGEEPPSQALAAVRTYASRLRKALGPGVLVSESGGYAVRGTGEDALDVAVAQGLAADAERARNGGDLCGARTLLDRALALWDGETLAGVPGPYARAQRVRLEEWRLQLSETRLDMDLEQGCHAEAVSELTALTAAHPLRERLRELLMLALYRSGRQAEALAVYADTRRLLADELGVDPRPGLQELQQRILRADPRLTEPSSPAPPEPAAAPVRPAQLPATVSDFTGRSSFVRELGAILASAEGRVMAVSAVAGIGGVGKTTLAVHVAHQARTVFPDGQLYVDLQGAGARAAEPETVLGVFLRALGTADSAIPDSLEERAALYRSVLDGRRVLVLLDNARDAAQVRPLLPGTHGCAALITARVRMVDLAGAHLVDLDVLSPDEALALFTKIVGEERVASERQAALDVVAACGFLPLAIRIAASRLAARRTWTVSALAAKLADKRRRLDELQAGDLAVKATFELGYGQLEPAQARAFRLLGLADGPDISLAAAAAVLGLPPEDTEDLLECLVDTSLLESAAPGRYRFHDLVRLYARACAERDEWPPSEREAALSRLLDFYLATAAQVFAMERPGDRLIDHLEPTRYEGLRFGDRQDALDWLYSEAGSLLSSARQAFRGGMLRRGVDLLWAAKDLGESGANSKQYESAAVAAKEAARSAEDRRAEGRARTALINVHLVAGRYDEAEKEASRAVELARAVGDFIPLYWASNDRGIIALLQGRNDDAETHLLTAIDGSRNDGNAALEASALCNLSRVRLAMGNTSHAIGLAQEGIRIYDRLGLTLRLANARYALGLAYTSAGRASEALTELTEALRTFRANRQRLWEGTAHFRIAQAYLAAHLPANAAQHAEQALAVGCIGGDRTRANVLTTLGEALDALGQADRARACWREALSWYEETGATEAEEIRARLSTASAA; via the coding sequence ATGGACGGTGCACCGCGAGTGCCGGAACAGCGGCGTCCCGGTTCGCCGGCGGAGCCGTCGACATCGCCGAAGTCACCTGCGGGACCGGGGCCGTTGGAGTCACCGGAGCCGTCGGTGCCGCGCTTCGGCGTGCTCGGCCCGGTGCGCGCCTGGCGTGACGGCGAGCCCGTCTCCACCGGAAGTCCGCAGCAACGCGCCCTGCTAGCCGCCCTGTTGCTCCGCGGGGGCCGTACGGCGACGGCGGCCGAGCTGATCGACGCCCTGTGGGGCGAGGAGCCCCCCTCGCAGGCCCTGGCCGCGGTCCGTACGTACGCGTCCCGGCTGCGGAAGGCGCTGGGGCCGGGCGTCCTGGTCAGCGAGTCCGGCGGGTACGCGGTGCGCGGGACGGGCGAGGACGCGCTGGACGTCGCGGTGGCGCAGGGGCTGGCCGCCGATGCCGAGCGGGCGAGGAACGGCGGGGACCTGTGCGGGGCCCGTACGCTCCTGGACCGCGCCCTCGCGCTGTGGGACGGCGAGACGCTGGCGGGCGTACCGGGCCCGTACGCCCGGGCGCAGCGGGTGCGGCTGGAGGAGTGGCGGCTCCAGCTCTCCGAGACGCGGCTGGACATGGACCTGGAGCAGGGCTGCCACGCGGAGGCCGTCTCGGAACTGACGGCGCTCACGGCGGCGCACCCGCTGCGCGAACGCCTGCGCGAGCTGTTGATGCTGGCGCTGTACCGCAGCGGACGCCAGGCGGAGGCGCTGGCGGTGTACGCGGACACCCGACGCCTGCTCGCCGACGAGCTGGGCGTGGACCCGCGCCCCGGCCTCCAGGAGCTCCAGCAGCGCATCCTGCGGGCGGACCCCCGGCTGACGGAGCCCTCCTCCCCCGCGCCGCCCGAACCGGCGGCCGCCCCGGTCCGGCCCGCCCAGCTTCCGGCCACCGTGTCCGACTTCACCGGTCGTTCGTCCTTCGTACGCGAACTCGGCGCGATCCTCGCCTCGGCCGAGGGCCGGGTGATGGCGGTGTCTGCGGTGGCCGGGATAGGCGGCGTCGGCAAGACGACCCTCGCCGTGCACGTGGCCCATCAGGCGCGGACCGTTTTCCCCGACGGCCAGCTGTACGTCGACCTCCAGGGCGCGGGCGCCCGGGCGGCCGAGCCGGAGACGGTGCTCGGCGTCTTCCTGCGCGCCCTGGGTACGGCGGACTCGGCGATCCCGGACTCCCTGGAGGAGCGGGCCGCGCTGTACCGGTCGGTGCTGGACGGACGCCGGGTCCTGGTGCTGCTGGACAACGCCCGCGACGCGGCACAGGTGCGTCCGCTGCTGCCCGGCACCCACGGGTGCGCGGCGCTGATCACGGCGCGGGTGCGGATGGTGGACCTGGCCGGCGCCCATCTGGTCGACCTGGACGTGCTGTCCCCCGACGAGGCGCTGGCGCTCTTCACGAAGATCGTCGGCGAGGAGCGGGTCGCCTCGGAGCGGCAGGCCGCCCTGGACGTGGTCGCGGCGTGCGGCTTCCTGCCGCTGGCGATCCGCATCGCGGCGTCCCGGCTGGCGGCCCGCCGCACCTGGACGGTCTCGGCCCTCGCGGCCAAGCTGGCGGACAAGCGCCGCCGCCTGGACGAACTCCAGGCGGGCGACCTCGCCGTCAAGGCCACCTTCGAGCTGGGCTACGGGCAACTGGAACCGGCCCAGGCCCGCGCCTTCCGGCTCCTGGGCCTGGCGGACGGCCCGGACATCTCGCTCGCCGCCGCGGCGGCGGTCCTCGGTCTTCCACCGGAGGACACGGAGGACCTCCTGGAGTGCCTGGTGGACACCTCTCTGCTGGAATCGGCGGCCCCCGGCCGCTACCGCTTCCACGACCTGGTGCGCCTCTACGCGCGTGCGTGCGCGGAACGGGACGAGTGGCCGCCGAGCGAGCGGGAGGCGGCACTGTCGCGGTTGCTGGACTTCTACCTGGCCACGGCGGCACAGGTCTTCGCGATGGAGCGGCCGGGTGACCGGCTCATCGATCACCTCGAGCCGACTCGGTACGAAGGGCTGCGGTTCGGCGACCGGCAGGACGCGCTCGACTGGCTGTACTCGGAAGCCGGCTCCCTCCTCTCGAGCGCACGGCAGGCTTTCCGGGGCGGCATGCTCCGCCGGGGCGTGGACCTGTTGTGGGCTGCCAAGGATCTGGGCGAATCGGGGGCGAACTCGAAGCAGTACGAATCGGCCGCGGTCGCCGCCAAGGAGGCGGCACGGTCGGCGGAAGACCGCCGGGCCGAGGGCAGGGCACGCACGGCACTGATCAACGTGCATCTCGTCGCCGGCCGGTACGACGAAGCCGAGAAAGAGGCGAGCCGGGCCGTGGAGCTGGCACGGGCGGTCGGGGACTTCATCCCCCTCTACTGGGCCAGCAACGACCGGGGGATCATCGCGTTGCTCCAAGGGCGCAACGACGACGCGGAGACCCACCTCCTGACCGCCATCGACGGATCGAGGAACGACGGAAACGCCGCCCTCGAGGCGAGCGCCCTGTGCAACCTCTCCCGCGTTCGTCTCGCCATGGGAAACACCTCGCACGCCATAGGGCTCGCGCAGGAGGGCATCCGCATCTACGACCGGCTGGGCCTGACACTCCGCCTCGCGAACGCCCGGTACGCGCTGGGGCTGGCGTACACCTCGGCCGGGCGCGCTTCCGAGGCGCTCACGGAACTGACCGAGGCGCTGAGAACGTTCCGGGCGAACCGGCAACGGCTCTGGGAAGGAACGGCCCACTTCCGCATCGCCCAGGCATACCTCGCCGCGCACCTGCCCGCCAACGCGGCACAACACGCCGAGCAGGCACTCGCCGTCGGCTGCATCGGGGGCGACCGGACACGGGCCAACGTGCTGACGACTCTCGGCGAAGCCCTCGACGCGCTGGGGCAGGCGGATCGCGCACGCGCCTGCTGGCGAGAGGCCCTGTCCTGGTACGAGGAGACCGGTGCCACGGAGGCCGAGGAAATCCGGGCACGACTCAGCACGGCGTCCGCGGCCTGA
- a CDS encoding bifunctional FO biosynthesis protein CofGH, with amino-acid sequence MTTSASVTSGTGPTENSLRRALRRARDGVSLDVAEAAVLLQARGEQLEDLCASAARVRDAGLLAAGRPGVITYSKSVFVPLTRLCRDKCHYCTFVTVPGKLRRAGHGMFMSPDEVLDVARKGAAAGCKEALITLGDKPEDRWPEAREWLDAHGYDDTIAYVRAISIRILEETGLLPHLNPGVLTWTDFQRLKPVAPSMGMMLETTATRLWSEPGGPHHGSPDKEPAVRLRVLEDAGRSSVPFTSGILIGIGETYEERAESLFALRKISRAHHGIQELIIQNFRAKPDTAMRGMPDAELDALIAAVAVARHVLGPTACIQAPPNLVDSEYERLIAAGIDDWGGVSPLTIDHVNPERPWPQIDELVERSRAAGFELRERLCVYPEFVRRGEPWLDPRLRPHVAALADPATGLARSGVLPEGLPWQEPDEAFTATGRTDLHRTIDTEGRTTDRRDDFDEVYGDWGALREAAVPGMRPERIDTDVRQALATAADDPTRLTDDEALALLHADGPALDALCRIADDVRKAAVGDDVTYIVTRNINFTNVCYTGCRFCAFAQRRTDADAYTLSLDQVADRAQQAWDVGAVEVCMQGGIHPDLPGTAYFDIAKAVKERVPGMHVHAFSPMEVVNGATRTGLSIREWLTAAKEAGLDTVPGTAAEILDDEVRWILTKGKLPAATWIEVIETAHDLGIRSSSTMMYGHVDQPRHWLGHLRTLAGIQQRTGGFTEFVTLPFIHTNAPVYLAGIARPGPTSRDNRAVTAMARLLLHPHIPHIQTSWVKLGAEGAAEMLRSGANDLGGTLMEETISRMAGSSYGSYKSVKDLIAVAEAAGRPARPRTTLYGEVSEERQQAARASDGHLPELLPVLDRGRE; translated from the coding sequence ATGACGACTTCGGCATCCGTGACCTCCGGAACCGGCCCGACCGAGAACTCCCTGCGCCGCGCCCTCAGACGAGCACGGGACGGTGTCTCCCTCGACGTAGCCGAGGCGGCGGTCCTGCTCCAGGCGCGCGGTGAGCAGTTGGAGGACCTGTGCGCCTCGGCCGCCCGGGTCCGGGACGCGGGCCTCCTGGCCGCGGGCCGGCCCGGAGTGATCACGTACTCGAAGAGCGTCTTCGTCCCGCTGACCCGGCTGTGCCGGGACAAGTGCCACTACTGCACGTTCGTCACCGTGCCGGGCAAGCTGCGCCGCGCCGGGCACGGGATGTTCATGTCGCCGGACGAGGTGCTCGACGTCGCCCGCAAGGGCGCCGCCGCCGGCTGCAAGGAAGCCCTCATCACCCTCGGCGACAAGCCCGAGGACCGCTGGCCCGAGGCGCGCGAGTGGCTCGACGCGCACGGCTACGACGACACGATCGCGTACGTCCGCGCCATCTCCATCCGCATCCTGGAGGAGACGGGCCTGCTGCCCCACCTGAATCCGGGCGTGCTGACCTGGACCGACTTCCAGCGCCTCAAGCCGGTCGCACCGTCCATGGGCATGATGCTGGAGACCACCGCGACCCGCCTGTGGTCCGAGCCCGGCGGCCCGCACCACGGCTCGCCGGACAAGGAACCCGCCGTCCGCCTGCGCGTCCTGGAGGACGCCGGCCGCTCCTCGGTCCCCTTCACCTCGGGCATCCTCATCGGTATCGGGGAGACGTACGAGGAGCGCGCCGAGTCCCTCTTCGCGCTGCGGAAGATCTCCCGGGCCCATCACGGCATCCAGGAACTGATCATCCAGAACTTCCGCGCCAAGCCGGACACCGCGATGCGCGGCATGCCGGACGCGGAACTCGACGCGCTGATCGCCGCGGTCGCCGTCGCCCGGCACGTCCTCGGCCCCACCGCCTGCATCCAGGCCCCGCCCAACCTCGTCGACTCCGAGTACGAGCGGCTGATCGCGGCCGGCATCGACGACTGGGGCGGTGTCTCCCCGCTCACCATCGACCACGTGAACCCCGAACGTCCCTGGCCGCAGATCGACGAACTCGTCGAACGGTCCCGCGCGGCCGGCTTCGAACTGAGGGAACGTCTCTGCGTCTACCCGGAGTTCGTCCGGCGCGGCGAGCCCTGGCTGGACCCGCGGCTGCGCCCGCACGTGGCGGCGCTCGCCGACCCGGCCACGGGCCTGGCGCGCTCCGGTGTCCTCCCGGAGGGGCTGCCCTGGCAGGAACCGGACGAGGCGTTCACCGCCACCGGCCGTACCGACCTGCACCGCACCATCGACACCGAGGGCCGCACCACCGACCGCCGCGACGACTTCGACGAGGTGTACGGCGACTGGGGCGCCCTGCGCGAGGCCGCCGTCCCCGGCATGCGGCCCGAGCGCATCGACACCGACGTACGCCAGGCCCTGGCGACGGCGGCCGACGACCCGACCCGGCTGACCGACGACGAGGCCCTCGCCCTCCTGCACGCCGACGGGCCGGCGCTGGACGCCCTGTGCCGGATCGCGGACGACGTGCGGAAGGCGGCGGTCGGCGACGACGTCACCTACATCGTCACCCGCAACATCAACTTCACCAACGTCTGTTACACCGGCTGCCGTTTCTGTGCCTTCGCGCAGCGCCGCACGGACGCCGACGCCTACACGCTCTCCCTGGACCAGGTGGCCGACCGCGCCCAGCAGGCGTGGGACGTGGGCGCGGTGGAGGTCTGTATGCAGGGCGGCATCCACCCCGACCTGCCCGGCACGGCGTACTTCGACATCGCGAAGGCGGTGAAGGAACGCGTCCCCGGCATGCATGTGCACGCCTTCTCCCCGATGGAGGTGGTCAACGGCGCCACCCGCACCGGCCTGTCGATCCGCGAATGGCTGACCGCCGCCAAGGAGGCCGGCCTGGACACCGTCCCCGGCACGGCTGCGGAGATCCTCGACGACGAGGTCCGCTGGATCCTGACCAAGGGCAAACTGCCGGCGGCCACCTGGATCGAGGTCATCGAAACCGCCCACGACCTGGGCATCCGCTCCTCCTCGACGATGATGTACGGCCACGTCGACCAGCCCCGCCACTGGCTCGGGCACCTGCGCACCCTGGCCGGCATCCAGCAGCGCACCGGCGGCTTCACGGAGTTCGTCACCCTCCCCTTCATCCACACCAACGCCCCCGTCTACCTGGCCGGCATCGCCCGCCCCGGCCCGACGAGCCGCGACAACCGCGCGGTCACGGCGATGGCCCGCCTCCTGCTCCACCCGCACATCCCCCACATCCAGACCAGCTGGGTGAAACTGGGCGCGGAGGGCGCGGCGGAGATGCTCCGCTCCGGCGCCAACGACCTCGGCGGCACCCTCATGGAGGAGACCATCTCCCGCATGGCGGGCTCCTCCTACGGTTCGTACAAGTCCGTCAAGGACCTGATCGCGGTGGCGGAGGCGGCGGGCCGCCCGGCCAGGCCCCGTACCACCCTGTACGGCGAGGTCTCCGAGGAACGGCAGCAAGCGGCCCGCGCCTCGGACGGCCACCTGCCGGAACTGCTGCCGGTGCTGGACCGAGGCCGGGAGTGA
- a CDS encoding TetR family transcriptional regulator, which produces MRTVDGRVAGRRGQATRQKLLDCLSEMLSSSPYRDVKVIDVARKAGTSPATFYQYFPDVEGAVLEIAEQMAADGAGLAELLEGRSWVGKAGWQTAQELVDGFMDFWKRNDAILRVVDLGAAEGDKRFYKLRMKILNSVNNSLADAVAELQAKGRIDKDVNPAAVAGSLVTMLAAVASHQKGFTSWGVKQAELKPNLALLVHLGVTGKKPTK; this is translated from the coding sequence GTGCGTACCGTCGACGGCCGCGTGGCCGGCCGGCGAGGGCAGGCGACCCGGCAGAAGCTGCTCGACTGCCTCAGCGAGATGCTCAGCTCCTCCCCCTACCGGGATGTCAAAGTCATCGATGTCGCCCGCAAGGCGGGGACTTCGCCCGCGACCTTCTACCAGTACTTCCCGGACGTCGAGGGTGCGGTTCTGGAGATCGCGGAGCAAATGGCCGCCGACGGGGCCGGGTTGGCGGAACTGCTCGAGGGACGCTCCTGGGTCGGCAAGGCCGGCTGGCAGACGGCGCAGGAACTCGTCGACGGCTTCATGGACTTCTGGAAGCGCAACGACGCGATCCTGCGCGTCGTCGACCTCGGTGCCGCCGAGGGCGACAAGCGCTTCTACAAGCTCCGTATGAAGATTCTCAACTCGGTGAACAACTCCCTGGCGGACGCCGTCGCCGAGTTGCAGGCCAAGGGCCGGATCGACAAGGACGTGAACCCCGCCGCGGTGGCCGGTTCCCTGGTCACCATGCTGGCGGCCGTCGCCTCGCACCAGAAGGGTTTCACCTCCTGGGGCGTGAAGCAGGCCGAACTCAAGCCCAATCTGGCTCTGTTGGTACACCTGGGTGTCACCGGCAAGAAACCGACCAAGTAA